DNA sequence from the Caldalkalibacillus salinus genome:
CGAACATGGGGATCACAGGAGGAATCGCTTGCGGGAGGATGACCTTTGTCCACGTATGATAACGGGAGAAATTAAGTGATGTGCTCGCTTCCCATTGTCCCTTAGCGATTGAATCAATACCTGAACGGTAGATCTCGGATAAGTACGTACTATAATGAAGGCCTAACCCAATTACCCCAGCTACCATTGGCTCTAGAGTAAGACCAATAACAGGAATCTGTGGTAAAGCAAAGAATATAAAAAATAGTTGGACAAGTAAAGGTGTACTTCTAATAAACTCGATAAAGCCAATCACCGGATAGCGGATAACGGCCTGTTTACTTCTCCGTCCTAGGGCCAATATGAGGCCAACGATTGCAGCGAGAATAAACCCTAATATTGTTGCCGAGAAAGTAATCCAAATCGCATCGAAAATAAGCGGAAACACTTCAAACGCATACTCCCAGTTCCATAATTTATCTCTATCCATTATGCACTCTCCCTCCCTACTGAAGCTTTCTTCTCAAGCCAACGAGCCATCAAAATGAGCGGAAGGGCGATCAAAAAATACATAAATAAAAGTAAGGTATATAATTCTAGTTGTGCTCCAGTGCTAGGTATAAGGACCTCTTTCACAATATATGTGACGTCTTGAATCCCAATGAGCACAACCAATGCAGTACCCTTTAACATTTCGATACTGATATTACCAAACCCAGGGAGCATGAGCTTAAAGGCTTGTGGAAGAATGACGTTTTTCATTCTCTGAAATCGACTCATATTGAGTGCAATAGCAGCCTCTGTCTGGCTTTTGGGTATAGACACAATCGCACCCCTTACGATTTCCGATGCGTAAGCACCATAGTTCATGGCGAGTGCAATCACACCAACCAATAAAGGAGGTAGACTCACGCCAAAAAATGGTAGCACGTAAAAGAACCAAAATAGTTGTACAAGAAGGGATGTCCCTCTAAAGAATTCAACATATGTTAAGGTGATAACCCTCACAAGTTTAAATCGAGATAATCGGCCAAATCCAGCAATAAAAGCGATAATAAAACCTAATATCGATGCGTATATAAGTAGCTGTACTGTTACGCCTGCTCCTTTTAATAAAAGCAGCAGGGCATCAGATGAAAGCAGTGTCATCACATCCTTGGATCTTTTTATTTGTCATTCTTGTTAGACAAGGATTCCCTAGAGACAAATCCCTAGGGAGCCTTTCAACCTTATTCTTATTCAGCGGGCGCACAAAGGCTTTCGGTTGTCACATCCCCTGGAAGTTCCTCTTCTGTGAATCCAAATTCTTCGTAAATTTCAAGTAATTCTCCGCTGTCTTTCAGTTCTTGCAGACCTTCATTATAAGCCTCTACGAAATCCGTATCTTCATGTCTGAATACAGCAGAACCGTAGCCTCTGATACTCTCACCGTCAATAACAGGCTGTGTGAAGTCCATCACTCTTTCAATACCTTCATCGCCATGTGTATCTAATACCTGTTGTAGAGATGGCCCTGTCATCGTGATGGCGTCCACTCTACCAGCTTTTAGGGCTTCAATCGCAGAAGCGTTATCCGATACGCTTTGAATCTGACCATCAGCAATGCCCATATCTTTGAGATACGTCTCTTCAATGGCGCCCGTCATAATACCAATAGTAGCGTCAGGGTTATCAATGATATCTTCATAGCTGTTTAAGTTGAGAGGATTACCCTCCTGAACAGCTAACCCTTCCCCGATACTATACTCAGGCTCTGCAAAAGTCGCTTGTTCACAACGATCAGGCGTGATATACATGCCTGCCGTCACCACATCAAAGCGTTCTGCTTGTAATCCTGGGATTAAAGAACCAAATTGTGCTAATGTTCCATCAACCTCTTCTATGCCTAGTTTAGCAAAGACAGCCTTTGCTATCTCAACGTTTAATCCAGTCAATTCGCCTGATGAAGTGGCATAAGCGTAAGGACGTTCGTTGGCAAAACCAACGTCAACAAAACCTCTCTCCTGTGCTCTCTCTAATGTCGTTACATCTTCGCTTCCTTCTCCATTTCCTTCATCAGCATCTCCACCTGCGGGTTCACCACCACAAGCTGCAAGGGTTAAAATCATCATGATGCTCATCAAAAGTAGTTTCCAGCTGTTTCGATTAAAGTACGACATGTTTCTCCTCCTCGATTTTTTATATTTCTATGTCTTGGGGGTGTATGTCTTGCTGATTTAACCTTGCAGGTTAAAACAAACGACCTTGGGCTCTGTCATTTCTTGAATACTACTTTTCACTCCTTCACGACCTAGTCCAGAGCCTTTTACTCCGCCAAATGGCATCGCATCGATTCTGAAGTCACTACTGTCGTTTATCATAACCCCACCAACGTCTAGTTGATGTATGGCTTTATACGCTAGTTCTATGTTACTAGTGAAGATTCCTGCCTGAAGGCCATAATTTACATTATTTGCTTGTCGAATCGCGGCGGAAATGTCGTGAAACGGCACGAGCACAACGACTGGGCCAAAAATTTCTTCTTGAGCCAGACGACAATCGTGGGGGACATCCGTGAGGACAGTGGGTTCAAAATAAGCCCCTTTTCTTCTTCCTCCGCAAAGCAGCGTGGCTCCTTTTTCAAGCGCTTCGTTCACCCATACTTCGACACGCTGTGACTCTTGCTCTGTAATAAGAGGTCCCATATCACTCTTTTCATCCAGTTTATCTCCAATCCGATACGAGCGAGTGCGAGCAACAAATTGTAACGTAAACGCGTTTATAATCGATTCATGGACAAAAATACGTTGCACACCGATACAATTTTGCCCTGCTGCCCAGAAAGCTCCGGATACGGTGGACCCTACAGCTAAATCTATGTCTGCATCTGCCATGACCAAAGTAGGGGCATTAGAACCGAGTTCCATACTCAGTTTTTTTAACCCTGCTTTATGACTAATCTCAGTTCCTGTTTCCAACCCGCCCGTAAACGAAATCATACGGACGTCCGGGTGTGAAATGAGCTCGTCGCAGATCGTGGAGCCTGACCCTGTAATGACGGTCAGGATTTTGGGAGGTAAGCCTGCTTCTAGCATAATTTCTGCAAGAGCCAGGGCACTCAGAGGAGTAAAAGATGCTGGTTTAACGATAATGGCATTTCCTGATGCAATGGCCGGGCCTATTTTATGAGCCACCAGATTCAACGGGTCGTTAAAAGGGGTGATCGCGCCGATAATGCCGATGGGAAAACGATAGTAATGTCCCACTCTATGATCTGCACCTGGCATCTGATCAAATGGAATCGTTTCTCCTTGTAAACGTCTGGCTTCTTCTGCACTTATCCTTAAGGTGTGTACACATCTTTCAACTTCTTTTCTCGCTTCGCGAATCACTTTGCTCCCTTCACGAGCGATGAGAAGGGCGAGTTTATCTTGTCGTTTCTCAACTAAATTCGCTGCTCGGTTAAGAATTGTCATGCGTTCATGTACGGCGAGGTTTTTGGATATCTCAAATCCTTCCTTGGCTTTTTCTATGGCGTTTAACATATCCTGTTTGCTTGCGGATGGCACAGTGGCGATAATATCTTGATTATGAGGATCTTTGACTTCTATCACGCTTTTACGAGATACCCACTGACCTCCGAGCAGCATCTTCTGTCCTTCTACTTGTGTCCTCATCAGAACTTCACACCTTTCTATTCAGTATGAGTGTCAGTTAGATTTGATCACGTAGTATGTTTAACAGATCTATGAACAGTGCGTATCCCGTTTCTTTTTTCCCTGCGCCTGCGCCAACTAGGGTAACGTCACCTGACATGTCACATGTGTACGTGATGGCGTTCTTAGGTCCCATAATAGCAGCCAAGGGATCTTCTCTATCCACCTCGACCAGCTGGACGGAGGCGTTGATCTCTCCGTCCTCCACCATGAGATCGGCGAGAAGCTTGAGCCGCTTTCCTTTCTCCGCAGCATTTTTTATATCCTTTAGCGTCATACCAGATAAACCACTCACATGTACGTCATCAGCCGTGATAGCATGACCTAACACGACCTGGGCTAGAATCATCACTTTATACATCACATCGTAGCCCTCTACATCACTGGTAGGATCAGCTTCAGCGTACCCTCGTTCTTGCGCTTCGGTTAAGGCCTCATCATATGCTAGGCCTTCTTCCATCCGCGTCAGTATATAGTTTGTTGTTCCGTTCAATATCCCCCTTATGCGCTTGATACGGTTGCCAGCTAAAGACGTGATTGGCATTCTTAACGCCGGGGTGCCACTCATCACTGTCCCTTCGAATCCCCACCGAACATCATTCGCTTGTGCTAATTGCGACAATGATTGATAAGCGAGGGCGACGGGACCTTTGTTACTCATCACCACATGTTTGCCTGCCTCAAAAGCAGTCTCACAGTGGGCAATGGCCGGTTGCCCTGTCTTCACATCCGTGTACGCCACCTCTATAATGGTTTGGGCGTTTGTTTGCTGTATTGTTTGTATACTATTTAATCCACGTATAAGGCCTTCTTTCTGTGGATATGAATCAACGGTTCCCTCCCGTTGTACGAGCTTTAATAATGTCTGAATATCCAGACCATCAGGATGGTATACAGATCCCTTATGTGTATCGGAAATGGCGACAATTTTACAATTGATCCCCGTTTCCTCTGCCAACCAGCCTTGGCGTTGCTCAAGAATCTCGGCAAATCCTTGACCGACCGTACCAAATCCTATCAGCGCGAGTTTATGCTCCATCGACTGTCACTCCCTTCGATTCCCCTGAGATACTATGGCCCTTGCCCTGTAAAAACCACTTTACCGTTTCAGTTAGAATCGCCGCTCCAATTGGAAGACAGTCTTCGTCAATATCGAAATCGGGAGCATGTAAGTCACGAACATGGCCGTCCTGCAAGGCGCAACCTAAGAAAAACATAGCCCCAGGAACTACCCTTGTCATATACCCGAAGTCTTCTCCGCCTAAACCAAATGGCGCAAACTTTTTTTGAAAGTTTGGATAAATGCTTTGAATAACTTTTTGTAATAAAGTATTCATACTAGCGTGGTTGTAAAGGGCGGGCTCCCCTCTTTCAATAAGAAAAGTGTAGTCACCACCTAGTGATCGGGTGAGTGAAAAAGCTTTTTCTACTTCACTTATGAGTTGTTCTCTCACATCTTGCCCATAACTCCTGATCGTGCCCGAGATGTTGACCTCCGTCGGAATAACATTGCTCGCCGACCCCGTTTGTATCTGAGTCACGCTTACAACGGACGGTTCCATAGGCGTGACTCTCCGTCCAACAATGCTCATCAAGGACTGCAGTACCGGTCCCAGCATTCGAATCGGATCGTGACTCAAATGGGGATAGGCGGCATGCCCACCCGTCCCTATGACTGAGCCATGAAATATATCAACATTGGCCATACTATAACCGTCATTCAGCTGGACATGGCCTACCGGTTCCCACGGGCACATATGGAGAGCTATCACGGCATCTACATCTTCAAGCACCCCTTCTTGGATCATGTATGGGGCACCGGTTAATCCCTTGTCATCCGGGTTTTCTTCCGCAGGTTGAAAGATGAACTTCACTGTTCCTTCACATGAGTGCTGCTTAAAAGCTTCTGTTAGTAATTCAGCAGCACCGAGTAAAATGGTCGTGTGGGCGTCATGACCGCAAGCGTGCATCACACCACTGTTTTGTGACCGATAACTCACGTCGTTTTGCTCTTGTATTGGTAGGGCATCCATATCGGCACGTAGCGCGATGGTTGGGCCTTCGCCACGTGATAATCGTCCCACGACGCCAGTCTTAGCAACATCAGTGGTCACTTCCATTCCAAGATCACGTAGGGCTTGAGCGACTGTTTTAGCTGTATTTATTTCATTGAAACTTAATTCTGGGTGTGCATGTAGAGCTCGACGAATAGACACGAGCTTTTCTTTTAATTGCTGAGCTTTTTGGGCTGTTTCATGCATGGTCACTTTCGATCCCTCCTCCACACACTCAAGACTCTGCAACAGATGTTTCATTTGTTTTTTCTTTCAATTGTAAGGGTAGCTGGTCTAAGGCTTGCTTAAGATCAGCAATGAGGTCCTCTGCATCTTCTATACCGACCGAGTAACGGATAAGCCCTTCAGGAATACCTACGGCTTGCATTTCCTCTCTCGTACACTCAACATGACTCGTGGTGCGTGCCGGACCTGCAACTGTCTCTACTGCCCCAAGGTTAGCGGCGAGATGTGCCAATCTCAGCAACGGCAGATATTGTTTTGTGGCCTCGAGCCCTCCTTTCAAGGCAAAGCTGAGCATCCCACCATACCCGTTCATTTGCTTGGTGGCCACGTCATGATGAATATGAGTTTCGAGTCCAGGATAATAGACATCCGTCACACTTGGGTGATCTTTTAGAAATCTGGCTATTTTCATGGCACTTTCATTTTGTCTTTCAATACGTAACTGAAGTGTTTTCATTCCTCGCAGGAGTAAATAAGCGGCGTGAGGATCTAAGGTCGCTCCGTTGATTTCACGGTAATGGTAGACGCGCTCTACGAGTGCCTCACCTCCCACAATGACACCACCTAAGGCGTCGGCATGCCCACCCAAGAATTTCGTCGCACTATGAATGACAAGATCTGCTCCTAAAGTCAAAGGATTCTGATTGATGGGTGTGGCAAAGGTGTTATCGACCACGACTGTGGCACCCACCTCATGCCCCGCTTGAGCTAACCTTGCAATGTCCATAATTTTGACTGTGGGATTCGTTGGCGTTTCTAAATAGAGTACTTGGCAGCCTTTAGCCACTTCTTTTTCTATCGCTTCATAATCAGTCGTATCACACAGGGTCACATCGACATTGAATTGAGGTAGAAACTCCGTAAAGATTTTATTCGTCCCGCCATAAGTGTCTTTAATAGACACCACACGCTTACCTGGCGCCAATAACGTGAAGAGGGTATTACTTATGGCCGCCATCCCCGTTGAAAAGCTCGTCGCCGCTTCTCCTTTTTCTAAAAGTCGCACCTTCTCCTCGAATACCTTGACTGTGGGGTTGGTGTTCCGACTGTATATATGGCCAAACGCTTTCCCTTGAGCAACTTCATGCCAATAATTGAGATCATCATAACCATAAGACACACTATGAACGACCGGTGTTTGAGTGGCCCCCTGGACCAAATATTCCCCTTCTCCGGCCCATACCGAACGTGTACTCATGCGATCACTTTCATGTAATGGTGTATTCACGTTGTTATTTTCATGTATACGCATGCAAAATGCCCTCCTTATCTATCTTCTAGTGTCAATCCCACTCCTTGTGCTTTCAACTTCTGATAGGCCAACAGTGCGATGGCTGTGTCCTGTACGCCGGTCCCTGTTAAATCACAGACGGTGATCTGTTCCTCAGACGTTCTGCCCTGTATGTCCCCACTCGTGATTTGGCCTAATTCTGTAGCTGCATGAGACGCTGGGAAAATGCCTAATCGATCGGCGTGGTGCCACTCCCCTATCCTTAAAGATTGTGACTTATCATCACAGACAAAAAGATCAGCTTGCTTCAAAATGTACGGGTCAAGCTCTTGTTTATGCTCCGCATCTGACCCCATCGCGGTAATATGCACCCCCGTGTGCAGGTCTTCTGCACGTAATAGGGGTTGATCGGATGGTGTAGCCGTCATCACAACTTGACTCTGACGTAACACTTCGCTCGGTGAGGAGGCGAGAACAACGTCTAATTGGGGTTGATCTCGTGTTAACTTTGAACGTAAAGCGAGTGCTCTCTCCTCGTTTCGATTATAGAGATACACTTTTTCAATCGATCTCACGAGTTGTAGCGCTTTGAGCTGTTCATACGCTTGAGTACCGGCACCCACAATCCCCGCCACTTGTGCTTTCTTCGGGGCTAAGTATTTTGCTGCCACGGCACCTGCTGCAGCAGTCCGAACCGTTGTCAGATAGCCTTGATCGAATAGCAAGGCTTGAGGCACACCCGTCTGCGTGCTGACTAAGAGCATTAACCCATTGCCACTCGGTAGACCTAAGGCGTAATTGTTAAAAAAGCCTGAAGACACTTTGATTGCAAAAGCTGGATGGTCCTTCATGTACGCCGACTTCACATCCACCTCACCGTCATGCTCTGGTACATCCACCCGCATGATAGGCGGCATACGCACCTGCTTTCGATGTAACGCCGTAAAGGCATTTTCAATAGCCCATATCACCTCTTGGTCTAGGCTTACTACGGACCTAATGTCTTCTTCACCAAAGACAATCAACTGTCTCCCCCCTTGAACTTAAACCCCGAGATCGTTAATCCTTGACGAACAACTGTCGTGGAAAATTGGTTAACGTTTCACACCCTTTATCCGTCACACGGAACGCTTCACTCAGCTCCATGCCATAATTGTCAAGCCAAATCCCAGGAATGAGGTGAAAGGTCATATTCGGTTGCAAAACGGTTTTATCTCCTTTACGCAGACTCGCCGTCCGCTCACCCCAGTCCGGTGGGTAACTGAGGCCGACTGAATAACCAATGCGTGATTCTTTAATAAATCCACTTTTCTCAATGCTTTTGTTCCACACAGCCTCAACCTCTTCACACGTCATGCCCGGGCCAATGCGTGCCAGGGTTTCATTGAGGCCCTCGATGACCACTTCAGCTAAATCCTTTATATTTTGTGGTGGATCCCCAATCATGACGGTCCGTGCCATAGGCGCATGATATCTACGGTAACAACCAGCTAACTCAATGATGACCGGATCACCTTCTTTGTAGGGCTGCTCGGTCCAAGTCAGATGTGGCGTTGATGTCCTTTCTCCTGAAGGTATAAGTGGGACGATCGCTGGATAATCCCCTCCAAACTCGGTGGTCCCACTGATTTGAGCCTCGTAGACTTGCCCGACTACATCGCACTCCCTCACCCCTTCGGCAATAGCATCGATCCCGACTTTCATGGCGTTTTCCACTATCGCCGCTGCCCTTTTCATATACGTGATTTCTGTGTCGGATTTAACAATGCGCACTTTATTGACAAGTGATGTGGCATCGAGAAAGGTGGCCTTCGTTAGCTGTTTATTTAAGGTGTCAAAGCACTTTGCTGAGAAATAATAGTTATCTAATTCTACTGCTATGCACGCGTTCTCTACCTTCTCCTCCCGTAGAATATCTGCTACAAAATCATAAGGATGCTTCTTTAGAGACTGGACGTAGTCGTCCGGGTAAGGAACGATGTGACTGGGGTCAAGCCAGGTGGTGATCTTGGCCGCATTGGCATCCATATGCCTACCAACCCATATCGGTTGGTCCGCCTCTAGTAAAACAATCAATAGTTGATGAACATAAAAGGACCACCCGTCATACCCAGACAAATAATTCATATTCGCTGGATCTGAGACGAGCAAAACGTCCATGCCCCTTTCTGACATCACCTCTTTCACTCTATTTAACCGATATTGATACTCAGAAATTTCAAACGCGTGCACACCTAAACACCCCCTACACAAATTTTGTTCTTGATGTATGCAACTACTCATATGGTACGTAATAGGACCGGGGCGTTGTAACATGCAAAGTGTATGAAATTACAAGGAACTTTTTATACACGTTGTAATATAAAGTTTTTTCAAAATATATTGATAAATAATCATTGTCGGTCAGGAGGAGGAGACAAAGGAGGTAAGCAAAGTGAGCCAAGAAGCATCGGCGTATACCAACTTCCCCTCTGTACAGGACGTTTGGTTCGCCAAAAAAAGGATCTCCCCGCTTGTTAAACCCTCACCACTCATCTATTCACCCGTGGTGTCGGCGCAAGTGGGAGCTGAGGTTTACATTAAGTTGGAAACCGTTCATCCCACTGGTGCGTTTAAGTTAAGGGGGGCAACAAACAAGATATTGAGCTTGTCTCAAATCGAACGAGAGAAAGGGGTCACCACATACTCAACAGGGAATCACGGTTTAGCCGTCGCTTACGTGGCTCGTCAGCTTGGTATTCCAGCTGTGATCTGTGTATCTCATAACGTCCCCCAAGCTAAAATTGATGTGCTAGAACGTTCGGGGGCGACGTTAGAAGTGAGCGGTCATAGCCAGGATGAAGCAGCGGAAAACTGCCATATCCTTCAATCTGAGCACGGTCTCACACTGATCGAACCATTTGACGACCCTCATGTCATCGCAGGTCAAGGCACCATGGGTCTAGAAATCTTAAATGATCTTCCCTCAATTAATAAGGTATTGATCCCTCTCTCTGGTGGAGGATTACTCGCAGGGATTGCACTCGCATTAAAAACGAACGTCCCTCATATTCATATTACTGGCGTTTCTCCTACAGCTTCGCCTGTCATGATACGAAGCATTGAGGCAGGACGGCCTTTACAGTTAGAAGAAAAAGAAACACTAGCAGATAGTCTTCTAGGTGGCATTGGGTTAACCAATCGACTAACCTTTCCTCTCGTGCAACGTTTTATGGACGGTAGTGCTTTGGTCTCGGAGGAAGAGATTTTGCAGGGGCTCTCTTATATGTTTAAGCACCACAAAATGGTTGTTGAAGGGGCGGCTGCAGTAGGGATAGGCGCCCTCCTCTGTGGACATCTACCCGTTGAAAAAAATGATAAGGTCGTCGTGATCATTAGTGGGAATCAGGTCGATTCAGAGGTCTTTTTGCGTTTTGCTCAATCCCCAACCCTTACGAGCCACGAACGTAAAAAAAGTCCTTAAAAAGGAGGGCTATTATGTCTATCACCGTTGCGGATATCCTAGACCTAGAGCTATTATCTTCCCAGCATGTGGTGTGCTCAGGTGCTGACGCTGTCAGTCATATCCCCGTAGAGGGAGTTTCTGTGATAGAAATACCTGTAGAAGACTTCATACGCCCTCATGAGCTCGTTTTAAGCACGGCCATTGGCTGTGGACACTCTCCAGCGCTATTTTTTAAGTTCGTAAAAGATGTCATTCAATCCCAAGCGTCTGCTCTCATCATTGCCATAGGACGCCATATCACGCAGGTCCCAGAGCAAGTAAAATCTTACGCTCAATCGCAACATTTCCCCATTATTGAAATTCCGTGGCGCGTGCGTTTTTCTGACATCACGCAAGCCGTCATTAATCAGTTACACCAGTGGCACAGGGATGTATTAGATCAGTCTGAACAGGCCCAAAAACAATTCTTACAATTGTTTATCCAAGGCGCTGAACTGTCCACGTTTTGCCGCCATATTCAACAAACAATAGGCTATCCTATCCTCATTCTAGACAGAGGGGGGTATATTCAGGGGAGTAGTCCCAGGACGTCTACATTCAAACGTCGTTGGGACCCAGAATGGTGGTTAGGGGAAGTTGAACGTCTAAAGCTTGATGACACTGTCCCTTCACAGACACCCGTCACCTTATCTGCTATGCCCGTGTATGATCAACAAAGTCATATACTCGTATGGACCGTACAAGTGGCCGGGGATGTCAAAGGCTATATGTTACTGATTTTAGGGGAGAATCAAGGCGTACCCTTCCCTCAAACGGCCACAATGTTGTCTCGTATCATGGAACATGCCACTTCAGTGGCTGCCCTCTATTTTCAGCGTAGCCATGCCATACTCGAGACGGAGTTGAGAATGAGAGGGGACTTCGTATGGCGCTTAGCACAGGGGGACATTAGCGCTGGTGAACTCGGCTTATCCCGTCATCAGACATTTCAATATCGCTTAGATCTCCCTTACGCTTGTTTCGTTGTCCACCCTCATATGAATGCCCATACGAGTAAAAAAGAGTATGAAGAAACAGTCTCAAGTATTAAGACTTGGTTAAAGTGCATGGCCCAAGACATGTACCGTGAGATCATGATCGCTTATGAGGAAACGCTTTTCGTTATATATTTAGAAATTAAGAATCTAGAAGTGCATGACCAACGCCTATGTTTAGACACACTTGACCGCTATATCAGCCATGTAGAAGAGGCGCTTAGAAAAGAGAAACGAACACAAGGTTTGAAGTTGTCGTGGGGTATAGGCGTGATGAATAGAGGCATTAACGCCTTCAAGGAGAGTTATGACGAAGCGTATCTTGCTTTTCAAATTGGCCACCGTGAGCGTCAACCTGGTCATCGAAGTACGTTTCAGAACACGCGACACTATCGTTTATTCGCTACATTATCTGAGAATGCAGAGGTGCAAGCGCTACTTACTGAAACCATTGAACCTATTATGGCTTATGACCGACAGAGGGGCATGCATTTGGCACACACATTGATGACGTATATCCAACATAAGAGTAATGTCAGTCAAACGGCTAGGGCCCTCCATCTTCACCGACAATCCCTCGGCTACCGCTTAAAACGCATCGAGACATTGACCGGATTGTCTTTGGAGGACCCTGACTCGCTGATGATGTTATACCTTGGACTCAAGCTATACAAGGATTATGGCCATGTGGATGCCTAGTAAGATGGCTGGCAATCTCATTTTTCATCGTCCTCTTTTCCTTGATTGGTCATTTGAGCCGGTTGCACATATTGGTCATACGCCTCGGCCGTCATGATGCCACTGTTGATAGCGGCTTCTTTTAACGTAATCCCTTGTTCATAAGCCGATTTAGCAATGGTGGCTGCTTTTTCATAGCCAATATGGGGGTTAAGGGCTGTGACGAGCATCAATGATTGGTTCACTTTCTCCGCCATCGCTTTTTTGTCTGGCATTAAGCCTTGGATTGCCTTTGCATCAAATGAAGCCATAGCATCAGCGAGTAGCCTGACTGATTGCAAAAAGTTATGGGCCAGCACAGGCTTGAAAGTATTCAGTTGAAAATGGCCTTGGCTAGCGGCAACACCAATTGTTGTGTCATTTCCAATCACTTGGCATGCTACCATTGTGAGGGCTTCACTTTGAGTCGGGTTGACCTTACCGGGCATGATCGAGCTTCCTGGTTCATTGGCAGGTATCTGTATCTCACCTAACCCCGCTCTTGGACCGCTAGACAACCACCGTATGTCATTAGCGATCTTCATCAGGTCAGCCGCCAGTGCTTTCAGCGTGCCATGGACATAGACAAGAGCATCATAACTAGTGAGGGCATGAAACTTGTTTTCCGAAGATGTGAAACTTTGTCCGGTTAGTTTCGACACCTTTTCCGCTACTCGCTGTCCAAATTCAGGGTGGGCATTTAAACCGGTTCCCACGGCCGTTCCCCCAATGGCCAGGGCGTTCATATGTTGGACACTCTCACTGATCATCTGGTCGTTTTTCTTAAGCATATGCTGCCAGGCGCTGACCTCCTGCCCAAAGGTCATCGGTGTCGCGTCCTGTAAGTGTGTGCGACCAATTTTAATAACATCTTGATAATCACGCTGCTTTTGCTCCAGTGTGGCTTGTAGGCTTTGTAATGACGGCCGTAATCTATCTTCGACTAACATGACACCGGAGATATAGATCGCTGATGGGAACGTATCATTAGAGCTCTGTCCGCGGTTCACATCATCATTAGGATGCACACGAGGTTGA
Encoded proteins:
- the fumC gene encoding class II fumarate hydratase encodes the protein MDYRIEKDTLGEIKVPADKLWGPQTQRSLENFKIGQEMMPQEVLRALALLKKCAALTNEELGELPAEKAHAITTAADEVLQGKWDEHFPLVVWQTGSGTQSNMNMNEVLANRANQILQTKGSQPRVHPNDDVNRGQSSNDTFPSAIYISGVMLVEDRLRPSLQSLQATLEQKQRDYQDVIKIGRTHLQDATPMTFGQEVSAWQHMLKKNDQMISESVQHMNALAIGGTAVGTGLNAHPEFGQRVAEKVSKLTGQSFTSSENKFHALTSYDALVYVHGTLKALAADLMKIANDIRWLSSGPRAGLGEIQIPANEPGSSIMPGKVNPTQSEALTMVACQVIGNDTTIGVAASQGHFQLNTFKPVLAHNFLQSVRLLADAMASFDAKAIQGLMPDKKAMAEKVNQSLMLVTALNPHIGYEKAATIAKSAYEQGITLKEAAINSGIMTAEAYDQYVQPAQMTNQGKEDDEK